The following are encoded together in the Deinococcus soli (ex Cha et al. 2016) genome:
- a CDS encoding SpoIID/LytB domain-containing protein gives MRSFLRVGAAVCSGLLASGASALNVRVLVAAAPQLTVRVAAPAPAPGALSVPGAPGAAPLPVQAWTVGVSGTQLTLNGQPTGNASLYLPPSAGSVVEIAGKAYRGGVQLRAESGGVQGINVVDLEDYLRGVVPAEMPASWPSAAVQAQAVIARTYVTARINPATPYDTCATETCQVYGGIAAEKPLADAAIAATRAQVVAFGGKAASTYFSSDSGGFTASSGEVWGKDLPYLVAKADPFSAGSPRARWQLEVPVARVQQAAGNAGVRVGALRSVTVTRVSESGRPLEITFVGASGSGKLTGASAGGFVRALGASGTRVTLAGLNPLVLSGSGSGHGVGLSQYGALGLANAGYSHLHVLGFYYPGTQLATLTGDAGPARAALTMQAALPVPPLAQVWAAVHAQQGSDLLAAAPGFTP, from the coding sequence ATGCGTTCATTTCTGCGTGTTGGCGCTGCGGTGTGCAGCGGGCTGCTGGCCTCTGGGGCGTCGGCGCTGAATGTGCGGGTGCTGGTGGCGGCGGCGCCGCAGCTGACCGTGCGGGTCGCGGCGCCCGCCCCGGCGCCGGGCGCCCTGAGTGTGCCGGGCGCGCCCGGGGCGGCGCCGCTGCCGGTGCAGGCGTGGACGGTGGGGGTCAGCGGCACGCAGCTGACCCTGAACGGCCAGCCGACCGGGAACGCCAGCCTGTACCTGCCGCCCAGCGCAGGGAGCGTCGTGGAGATCGCCGGGAAGGCGTACCGGGGCGGCGTGCAGCTGCGTGCCGAGTCGGGCGGCGTGCAGGGCATCAACGTCGTGGATCTGGAGGACTACCTGCGGGGCGTGGTCCCGGCCGAGATGCCCGCGTCGTGGCCGTCGGCGGCGGTGCAGGCGCAGGCGGTCATCGCGCGCACGTACGTCACGGCGCGCATCAACCCCGCCACGCCGTACGACACCTGCGCCACCGAGACCTGTCAGGTGTACGGCGGGATCGCCGCCGAGAAGCCCCTGGCGGACGCCGCGATCGCCGCGACGCGCGCGCAGGTCGTGGCGTTCGGCGGGAAGGCGGCCAGCACGTATTTCAGCAGTGACAGCGGGGGCTTCACGGCGTCCAGCGGCGAGGTCTGGGGTAAGGACCTGCCGTATCTGGTGGCCAAGGCCGATCCGTTCTCGGCGGGCAGTCCGCGCGCCCGCTGGCAGCTCGAAGTCCCCGTGGCCCGCGTGCAGCAGGCGGCCGGGAACGCCGGGGTGCGCGTCGGCGCCCTCAGGAGCGTGACGGTTACGCGGGTCAGCGAGTCGGGCCGCCCGCTGGAGATCACGTTCGTGGGCGCCTCGGGCAGCGGGAAACTGACCGGGGCCAGCGCCGGGGGCTTCGTGCGGGCGCTGGGCGCGTCCGGCACGCGCGTGACCCTTGCGGGCCTGAACCCGCTGGTGCTGTCCGGCAGCGGCAGCGGGCACGGCGTGGGCCTCTCGCAGTACGGGGCGCTGGGTCTGGCGAACGCCGGGTACAGCCACCTGCACGTCCTGGGCTTTTACTACCCCGGCACGCAGCTGGCCACCCTGACCGGTGACGCGGGCCCGGCCCGCGCGGCCCTGACCATGCAGGCGGCGCTGCCGGTGCCGCCCCTGGCGCAGGTCTGGGCCGCCGTCCACGCGCAGCAGGGGTCGGACCTGCTGGCCGCCGCCCCCGGGTTCACGCCATGA
- a CDS encoding DUF4153 domain-containing protein: MTLPGAPADVPQAPSPAAPRLAWPLLTAAGLALAALLLTEGASGAFGLNLAVWTALYLGVVTWRARREGTPPSREGVTLLALAALFGVTFTLWDPTPDLGFLNALALTLCLGLGSAALRFPGLARAGVLDGLGAALSSCIHVIYGLAVLLDRFPWAHLKPAPAAPRTWGRVGVGALLTVPLLAVFAPLLAGADASFARALEALLSLDVNLDRSISTLGHLIGWLILTGGLVYGALLAARPSVFPPAPREGRLGLIETGVPLGALALLFTAFAARQLPLLLGGALPDGQTYAAFIREGFGQLMTVALLTAAVLRVAYALSTPESRRRPAFRALNAAVLLPLTVILASAAQRWVLYTQAYGLSETRVLGAAFLVWVTLTLAWLAVTLWRDRASRFAYPALLLGLGTLLVTTALNPAGLIARVNITRDLSGVTNAQRTEPQRANPGELLRLGAGAVPVLAAHLDVLTDCTPNPGASDVPECIGASSLTRYLRDHYARERDPRAWTLAHTRARQVTLRLPAPPVPTPQEDVAVPRGR, from the coding sequence ATGACCCTCCCCGGTGCGCCCGCCGATGTCCCCCAGGCCCCCTCGCCCGCCGCGCCGAGGCTGGCGTGGCCGCTGCTGACCGCCGCCGGACTGGCCCTGGCCGCGCTGCTGCTGACCGAGGGCGCGAGCGGCGCGTTCGGGCTGAATCTGGCGGTGTGGACGGCCCTGTACCTGGGCGTGGTGACGTGGCGGGCGCGGCGCGAGGGCACGCCCCCCAGCCGTGAAGGGGTGACGCTGCTGGCGCTGGCCGCCCTGTTCGGCGTGACGTTCACGCTGTGGGACCCCACACCCGACCTGGGCTTCCTGAACGCGCTGGCGTTGACGCTGTGCCTGGGGCTGGGCTCGGCGGCGCTGCGCTTCCCGGGGCTGGCGCGGGCAGGCGTGCTGGACGGGCTGGGCGCGGCGCTGAGCAGCTGCATTCACGTCATCTACGGGCTGGCGGTGCTGCTCGACCGTTTTCCGTGGGCGCACCTGAAACCCGCCCCTGCCGCCCCGCGCACCTGGGGCCGGGTGGGTGTGGGCGCGCTGCTGACCGTGCCGCTGCTCGCGGTGTTCGCGCCGCTGCTGGCCGGGGCGGACGCGTCGTTCGCGCGGGCGCTGGAGGCGCTGCTGAGCCTGGACGTGAACCTCGACCGGTCCATCAGCACCCTGGGGCACCTGATCGGCTGGCTGATCCTGACCGGCGGGCTGGTGTACGGCGCGCTGCTCGCCGCGCGGCCCAGCGTCTTCCCCCCCGCCCCGCGCGAGGGCCGCCTGGGCCTGATCGAGACGGGCGTGCCGCTGGGCGCGCTGGCGCTGCTGTTCACGGCGTTCGCGGCGCGGCAGCTGCCGCTGCTGCTGGGCGGCGCGCTGCCCGACGGGCAGACGTACGCGGCGTTCATCCGCGAGGGCTTCGGGCAACTGATGACCGTGGCCCTCCTGACCGCCGCCGTGCTGCGCGTCGCGTACGCGCTGAGCACCCCCGAGTCCCGCCGCCGCCCGGCCTTCCGCGCACTGAACGCGGCCGTGCTGCTGCCGCTGACGGTGATCCTGGCGTCCGCCGCGCAGCGCTGGGTGCTGTACACCCAGGCATACGGCCTGAGCGAGACGCGCGTGCTGGGCGCCGCGTTCCTCGTGTGGGTGACGCTGACCCTGGCGTGGCTGGCCGTGACCCTCTGGCGGGACCGGGCGAGCCGTTTCGCGTACCCGGCCCTGCTGCTCGGGCTGGGCACGCTGCTCGTCACGACCGCGCTGAACCCGGCGGGCCTGATCGCGCGGGTGAACATCACGCGGGACCTGTCGGGCGTCACGAACGCGCAGCGCACCGAGCCGCAGCGGGCGAACCCTGGCGAACTGCTGCGCCTGGGCGCGGGAGCCGTCCCGGTCCTCGCAGCGCACCTGGACGTGCTGACCGACTGCACGCCCAACCCCGGCGCGAGCGACGTACCGGAGTGCATCGGGGCCTCCTCGCTGACCCGATACCTGCGGGACCACTACGCAAGGGAACGCGACCCCCGCGCCTGGACGCTGGCGCACACCCGCGCCCGTCAGGTCACGCTGCGCCTGCCCGCGCCTCCCGTCCCCACCCCACAGGAGGACGTCGCCGTTCCCCGGGGGCGCTGA
- a CDS encoding amino acid ABC transporter permease, with product MNTEQLQLVLQSAWTSLPTLLGALPVTLGFALGAMVLGLPLGFLVALARLSRLGWVRGLSSLYVSFMRGTPLLVQIFVIYYGLPSLGVTLNPVAGGVIALTLNAAAYLSETMRAAILSIPKGQREAATSLGLSGAQTMRLIILPQAARVALPSLSNTLIGLVKDTSLVSVITVVELLRSAQLVIARTFEPFGPYLAAALIYWAVSSLLEVVQRLLERRFARGG from the coding sequence ATGAACACCGAACAGCTGCAACTTGTCCTCCAGAGCGCCTGGACGTCCCTGCCGACCCTGCTGGGCGCGCTGCCCGTCACGCTGGGCTTCGCGCTGGGCGCGATGGTGCTGGGCCTCCCGCTGGGGTTCCTGGTCGCGCTGGCTCGGCTGTCGCGCCTGGGCTGGGTGCGGGGCCTGAGCAGCCTGTACGTGTCGTTCATGCGCGGCACGCCGCTGCTCGTGCAGATCTTCGTCATCTACTACGGCCTGCCCAGCCTGGGCGTCACGCTGAATCCCGTCGCGGGCGGCGTGATCGCCCTGACGCTGAACGCCGCCGCGTACCTCTCGGAGACGATGCGCGCCGCGATCCTCAGTATCCCGAAGGGGCAGCGGGAGGCCGCGACCAGCCTGGGCCTGAGCGGCGCGCAGACCATGCGGCTGATCATCCTGCCGCAGGCGGCGCGCGTGGCGCTGCCCAGCCTGAGCAACACCCTGATCGGGCTGGTGAAGGACACGTCACTGGTGAGCGTGATCACGGTCGTGGAGTTGCTCCGGAGCGCGCAGCTGGTCATCGCGCGGACCTTCGAGCCGTTCGGGCCGTACCTGGCGGCGGCGCTGATCTACTGGGCGGTCAGCAGCCTGCTGGAGGTCGTGCAGCGCCTGCTGGAACGCCGCTTCGCCCGCGGCGGGTAG
- a CDS encoding transporter substrate-binding domain-containing protein: protein MKHVILPLLALTLGLGSAHAAAPSTLQKGVLKIGMEGTYAPFTYKDDKGNLTGFDVDIARAVAAKLGLKAEFVLTEWSGILAGLQANKYDVIVNQVGITAERQKTIGFSKPYAYSSPQIIVKKTGSFAPKTLADLKGKRVGVGLGSNFEKQLRDAGGINVVTYPGAPEYLADLAAGRLDAAYNDRLLVGYLIKSQNLPVRGAGVIGDPEAVGIALKKSNTSLKTAVDRALLQLKADGTYAKISRKWFGQDVSKP from the coding sequence ATGAAACACGTCATTCTGCCCCTGCTCGCCCTGACCCTCGGCCTCGGCAGCGCCCACGCCGCCGCCCCCAGCACCCTGCAAAAAGGCGTGCTGAAGATCGGCATGGAAGGCACCTACGCCCCCTTCACGTACAAGGACGACAAGGGCAACCTCACCGGCTTCGACGTGGACATCGCCCGGGCCGTCGCGGCCAAGCTGGGCCTGAAGGCCGAGTTCGTCCTGACCGAATGGAGCGGCATCCTGGCCGGACTCCAGGCGAACAAGTACGACGTGATCGTCAACCAGGTCGGCATCACCGCCGAACGCCAGAAGACCATCGGCTTCAGCAAGCCTTACGCGTACTCCAGCCCGCAGATCATCGTGAAGAAGACCGGCAGCTTCGCTCCGAAGACCCTCGCGGACCTGAAGGGTAAACGCGTGGGCGTGGGCTTGGGCAGCAACTTCGAGAAGCAGCTGCGGGACGCGGGTGGCATCAACGTCGTCACGTACCCCGGCGCGCCCGAGTACCTCGCGGACCTCGCCGCGGGCCGCCTGGACGCCGCATACAACGACCGCCTGCTCGTCGGGTACCTCATCAAGTCCCAGAACCTCCCCGTGCGCGGCGCGGGCGTCATCGGGGACCCCGAAGCGGTCGGCATCGCCCTGAAGAAGAGCAACACCAGCCTGAAAACGGCTGTGGACAGGGCCCTGCTGCAACTCAAGGCGGACGGCACGTACGCCAAGATCAGCCGCAAGTGGTTCGGTCAGGACGTCAGCAAGCCTTAA